One genomic region from Clostridium saccharobutylicum DSM 13864 encodes:
- a CDS encoding glycogen/starch/alpha-glucan phosphorylase — translation MEKQKIKEGIERYLKVKHGVKLKDAHDYQIFNALSLTVLEDIIDNWNNTTETYNKGRRAYYLSAEFLMGRALGNNLMNLGIYDEVKEVLQELNIDLNKIEEIEEDAGLGNGGLGRLAACFVESAATLNMPLVGYGIRYSNGLFKQNIENGFQTECEDTWLKYGEAWSIRKEDEIQIIEYSDMTVKAVPYDVPIIGYKTKNINTLRLWQCEALREFDFNLFNNQQYIEAVSARNKAEDISRVLYPNDTAEAGKILRLRQQYFFSSASMKDIISKYKANFGNDFSQFAKYNVAQLNDTHPTISILEFIRILVDEEKVSFDNALSIAKEFFGYTNHTILAEALEKWDIRLIERLFPRILQIAYQVDYELMKELRQKGYDEGAIWNFKIIANNVMRMANLAIFVGRAVNGVAELHTEILKKIELNNWYKLYPNKFQNKTNGITPRRWLRLCNSELSKFITDLLGNEDWVKNLELLKGLKKYKDDDEVLKNLMKIKHEKKVQLASYIKQEEGIEIDPDSFFDIQIKRLHEYKRQLLNALYILDLYYRIKENPNLDIPKTTFIFGAKAFPGYKRAKGIVKFINEIARLVDSDEVVSKKIKVVFVHNYRVSYAQKLFPGSDLSKQISTAGKEASGTGNMKFMLNATPTFGTYDGANIEIVKASGEENNYIFGLRVEDIEKIKHSYNPKWYYRENPSIKRVVDALINGTLNDGGCGYFEDLYNALLEERDQYYVLADFELFKKEEEKVFKDYKDKKKWAQKCFANLCNAGIFSSDRTIKQYADEIWDIKPITFKDASI, via the coding sequence ATGGAGAAACAAAAAATAAAAGAAGGTATTGAAAGATATTTAAAAGTAAAGCATGGAGTGAAATTAAAAGATGCTCACGATTACCAAATATTCAATGCGCTATCTCTAACGGTATTAGAAGATATTATAGATAATTGGAATAATACAACTGAAACTTATAATAAAGGAAGAAGGGCATATTATTTATCAGCAGAGTTTTTAATGGGAAGAGCTCTTGGAAATAATCTAATGAATTTAGGAATATATGATGAAGTTAAAGAGGTACTACAAGAATTAAATATAGATTTAAATAAGATTGAAGAAATTGAAGAAGATGCAGGTCTTGGAAATGGAGGACTTGGAAGGCTTGCAGCATGTTTTGTGGAATCAGCTGCAACTTTAAATATGCCTTTAGTTGGATATGGTATAAGATATAGTAATGGTTTGTTTAAACAAAACATAGAAAATGGATTTCAAACTGAATGTGAAGATACATGGCTTAAATATGGAGAAGCGTGGAGCATAAGAAAGGAAGATGAAATTCAAATAATAGAATATTCAGATATGACAGTAAAAGCTGTTCCGTATGATGTACCCATAATTGGATACAAAACTAAAAATATAAATACCTTAAGATTATGGCAGTGTGAAGCATTAAGAGAATTCGATTTTAATCTATTTAATAATCAACAATACATTGAGGCTGTATCTGCAAGAAACAAAGCAGAAGATATATCAAGGGTATTATATCCTAATGATACAGCAGAAGCAGGTAAAATATTGAGATTGAGACAACAGTATTTTTTTTCAAGTGCATCAATGAAAGATATAATAAGTAAATACAAAGCTAACTTTGGAAATGATTTTTCACAATTTGCAAAATATAATGTCGCTCAATTAAATGATACTCATCCTACAATTTCAATTCTTGAGTTTATAAGGATATTAGTTGATGAAGAGAAGGTTAGTTTTGATAATGCACTATCAATTGCAAAAGAATTCTTTGGATATACCAATCACACTATATTAGCAGAAGCTTTAGAAAAATGGGATATAAGATTAATTGAAAGATTGTTTCCAAGAATATTACAAATTGCATACCAAGTAGATTATGAATTAATGAAAGAACTAAGGCAAAAGGGATATGATGAGGGAGCAATTTGGAATTTTAAAATTATTGCAAATAATGTTATGAGAATGGCTAACTTGGCAATATTTGTAGGGAGAGCTGTAAATGGAGTTGCTGAACTCCACACAGAAATTTTGAAAAAAATCGAATTAAATAACTGGTACAAGTTATATCCTAATAAATTTCAAAATAAAACTAATGGAATTACGCCAAGAAGATGGCTTAGACTTTGCAATAGTGAACTATCAAAATTTATAACAGATTTGTTAGGAAACGAAGATTGGGTTAAAAATTTAGAATTGCTTAAGGGATTGAAAAAATATAAAGATGATGACGAAGTATTAAAGAACCTTATGAAAATTAAACATGAAAAAAAGGTACAGTTAGCTTCTTATATTAAACAAGAGGAAGGAATAGAAATTGATCCAGATTCATTTTTTGATATTCAAATAAAAAGACTTCATGAATACAAAAGGCAATTATTAAATGCTCTCTATATTTTAGATTTATATTATAGAATAAAAGAAAATCCAAATTTGGATATTCCAAAGACTACATTTATATTTGGAGCTAAGGCATTTCCTGGATATAAAAGAGCTAAGGGAATTGTCAAATTTATAAATGAAATAGCGAGACTTGTTGATAGTGATGAAGTTGTTTCAAAGAAGATTAAAGTTGTATTTGTTCATAACTATAGAGTTTCTTATGCACAAAAATTATTTCCAGGTTCAGATTTATCTAAGCAGATTTCTACAGCTGGAAAGGAAGCATCTGGAACTGGGAATATGAAGTTTATGCTTAATGCAACTCCTACATTTGGAACTTATGATGGAGCAAATATAGAAATTGTAAAAGCAAGTGGAGAAGAAAACAATTATATATTTGGATTAAGAGTTGAAGACATTGAAAAAATAAAGCATAGCTATAATCCTAAGTGGTATTATAGAGAAAATCCAAGCATTAAAAGAGTTGTAGATGCTCTCATTAATGGTACATTAAATGATGGTGGATGTGGATATTTTGAAGATTTATATAATGCGCTATTAGAAGAAAGAGATCAATATTATGTACTTGCAGATTTTGAATTATTTAAAAAAGAAGAAGAAAAGGTGTTTAAAGATTATAAAGACAAGAAGAAATGGGCACAAAAATGTTTTGCTAACCTTTGTAATGCAGGGATATTTTCAAGTGATAGAACAATAAAGCAATATGCTGATGAAATCTGGGACATAAAACCAATAACTTTTAAAGATGCATCTATATGA
- a CDS encoding D-2-hydroxyacid dehydrogenase — MKKIVVLDGKTLGNVDYIKLNEFGQVIYYDSTLKEEVAERVKDANIVLTNKVVLNADNLKDATNLELVCEMATGYNNIDIEYAKLKNIAVTNVAGYSTNTVAQHTFAMLLHLYDNISYFDNFVKSGEYSKSGMFTNIEVPYRDLCGKVWGIIGLGAIGKRVAKIAQSFGARVIYYSTSGKNSDPDYARVDFEALLKESDVISIHAPLNERTKGLMNYEAFSKMKKDAILVNVGRGPIVVDQDLARAIDEEIIGGAALDVFESEPMPAENPILSIKNKSRIVLTPHVAWASEEARNRLFADLLENISAYNRGEQRNRVEI; from the coding sequence ATGAAGAAAATAGTAGTGTTAGATGGAAAAACATTAGGTAATGTAGACTATATAAAACTAAACGAATTTGGACAAGTAATATATTATGATTCAACTTTAAAAGAAGAAGTTGCAGAGAGAGTAAAAGACGCTAATATTGTATTAACAAATAAAGTTGTGTTAAATGCAGATAATTTAAAGGATGCAACTAATTTAGAATTAGTATGCGAAATGGCTACTGGATATAACAATATAGATATAGAATATGCAAAATTAAAAAATATTGCAGTAACTAATGTTGCTGGATATTCTACTAATACCGTAGCTCAACATACATTTGCAATGTTATTACATCTTTATGATAATATAAGTTACTTCGATAATTTTGTAAAAAGCGGAGAATATTCTAAATCGGGTATGTTCACAAATATAGAAGTTCCTTATAGAGATTTATGCGGAAAAGTATGGGGAATAATTGGACTTGGAGCTATTGGTAAAAGAGTAGCAAAAATTGCGCAATCATTTGGAGCTAGAGTGATTTACTATTCAACATCTGGAAAAAATTCTGATCCAGATTATGCAAGAGTAGACTTTGAAGCGTTATTAAAAGAATCAGATGTTATTTCAATACATGCGCCTTTAAATGAAAGAACTAAAGGGTTAATGAATTATGAAGCTTTTAGTAAGATGAAAAAGGATGCAATATTAGTTAATGTTGGAAGAGGCCCTATAGTAGTTGATCAAGATTTAGCAAGAGCTATAGATGAGGAAATAATAGGCGGAGCTGCTTTAGATGTATTTGAAAGCGAACCAATGCCAGCTGAAAATCCAATACTATCTATTAAAAATAAAAGCAGAATAGTATTAACTCCACATGTAGCTTGGGCAAGTGAAGAAGCAAGAAATAGATTATTTGCAGATTTATTAGAAAATATAAGTGCATACAATAGAGGCGAACAAAGAAATAGAGTTGAAATTTAA
- a CDS encoding Cof-type HAD-IIB family hydrolase: MIKLIATDMDGTLLDENGYLPQGFTDILNRLIAKNIKLVIASGRPYYTLQTNFGPVGRHLSYICENGALVVDDNKTIYKSVIDSNIVKQLIKESKSINGNATVLCSETCAYVERYSDAHLAEIKKYYTNLEFVDDLFNVNDEIIKVTFCNLENSLDNLNNIFKPKFAQELNVVGSGQIWIDVSNKGANKGVALKNLMDTDNILKEETMVFGDYYNDIEMLKQSDYSFVMKNAPEDMKQYGKYEAASNVEQGVLRAIVEYAL, encoded by the coding sequence ATGATTAAGTTAATTGCAACAGATATGGATGGAACATTATTAGATGAAAATGGATATTTACCACAAGGTTTTACTGATATTTTAAATCGTTTAATCGCAAAAAACATAAAATTAGTTATCGCTAGTGGACGACCATATTATACATTACAAACTAACTTTGGTCCTGTTGGAAGACATTTATCTTACATATGTGAAAATGGAGCTTTAGTTGTTGATGACAATAAGACAATATATAAAAGTGTTATAGATAGTAATATTGTCAAACAATTAATTAAAGAATCAAAATCTATCAATGGAAATGCAACAGTTTTATGTTCTGAAACTTGTGCTTATGTAGAAAGATATTCTGATGCTCATTTAGCTGAAATAAAAAAATATTATACTAATTTAGAATTTGTAGATGATTTATTTAACGTTAATGATGAAATTATTAAGGTTACTTTTTGTAATTTAGAAAATTCACTTGATAACTTAAATAATATATTTAAGCCTAAATTTGCACAAGAACTTAATGTTGTCGGTTCAGGTCAAATTTGGATTGATGTCTCTAACAAAGGGGCTAATAAAGGTGTTGCCTTAAAAAATTTAATGGATACTGATAATATATTAAAAGAAGAAACAATGGTTTTTGGAGATTACTATAACGACATAGAGATGCTTAAACAAAGTGACTATAGCTTTGTAATGAAAAATGCTCCTGAAGACATGAAACAATATGGAAAATATGAAGCTGCAAGTAATGTAGAACAAGGTGTACTAAGAGCAATCGTAGAATACGCTCTTTAA
- a CDS encoding phosphatase: protein MKYALDVHTHTIASGHAYSTLMENAKAASEKGIKVLGTTEHGSSMPHSPHVWYFHNYKVLPRELYGVTMLYGIEANIINYEGNLDMETSTLDRMDIVIGSIHDEVYKVGNSEENTKAFVNAIKSGKIDIIGHLGNPGIPVDYEKVVRCALENDVLIEINNSSFTTSRPGSSKNCTQIASLCKELDAKLIINSDAHFCTKIGEFTEAINMLQSIDFPDSLIINKDPNELLIRLKKKGRLKDLEL, encoded by the coding sequence ATGAAATATGCATTAGATGTACATACTCATACTATAGCTAGTGGGCATGCTTATTCAACACTAATGGAAAATGCAAAGGCTGCTTCAGAAAAAGGTATAAAAGTTCTTGGAACAACAGAACATGGTAGCAGTATGCCACATTCTCCACATGTTTGGTATTTTCATAATTATAAGGTACTACCAAGAGAATTATATGGTGTTACTATGCTTTACGGAATAGAAGCAAACATAATTAATTATGAAGGAAATTTAGACATGGAAACTAGTACATTAGATAGAATGGATATTGTAATCGGTAGTATTCATGATGAAGTTTATAAAGTAGGAAATAGTGAAGAAAATACAAAAGCATTTGTTAATGCAATTAAAAGCGGAAAAATTGATATAATAGGGCATCTTGGAAATCCAGGAATTCCAGTTGATTATGAAAAAGTAGTAAGATGTGCATTGGAAAATGATGTTTTGATAGAAATAAATAATAGCTCATTCACAACATCTAGACCAGGAAGCAGTAAGAATTGTACTCAAATTGCTTCATTGTGCAAAGAACTTGATGCCAAGTTAATAATAAATAGTGATGCACATTTCTGTACTAAAATAGGAGAATTTACAGAAGCAATTAATATGTTGCAATCTATAGATTTTCCAGACAGTCTTATAATAAACAAAGATCCAAATGAATTATTAATTAGATTAAAGAAAAAGGGAAGATTAAAAGATTTGGAATTATAG
- a CDS encoding anthranilate synthase component II: MLLMIDNYDSFVYNLVRYFEEIEEEIEVVRNDKINIESIDKDKYIGIIISPGPKTPNDAGRCLEIIDKFKGKIPILGICLGHQCIGHYFGGKVIKGEKPMHGKISEIAHNNKQIFFGVKNPLKVTRYHSLIIDKKEFPEQLQITAETLDGVIMGISHNIFPIYGVQFHPEAELTEEGHKILQNFIIECRRFNND; this comes from the coding sequence ATGTTATTAATGATAGATAATTATGATTCGTTTGTATACAATCTTGTTAGATATTTTGAAGAGATTGAAGAAGAAATAGAAGTTGTTAGAAATGATAAAATTAATATAGAGAGTATAGATAAAGATAAATATATAGGGATAATAATTTCACCTGGACCAAAAACACCAAATGATGCAGGAAGATGTTTAGAAATTATCGATAAATTTAAAGGGAAAATACCAATATTAGGAATATGTTTGGGTCACCAATGTATAGGGCATTATTTTGGAGGTAAAGTTATTAAAGGGGAGAAGCCAATGCATGGAAAGATAAGTGAGATAGCGCATAATAATAAGCAAATATTTTTTGGTGTTAAAAATCCGCTTAAAGTAACTAGATATCATTCATTAATTATTGATAAAAAGGAATTTCCAGAGCAATTGCAAATTACAGCAGAAACTCTAGATGGTGTAATTATGGGAATTAGTCATAATATATTTCCTATTTATGGGGTTCAATTTCATCCTGAGGCAGAACTTACAGAAGAAGGACATAAAATTTTACAAAATTTTATTATAGAATGTAGGAGATTTAATAATGATTAA